Proteins encoded within one genomic window of Tigriopus californicus strain San Diego chromosome 12, Tcal_SD_v2.1, whole genome shotgun sequence:
- the LOC131892026 gene encoding uncharacterized protein LOC131892026: protein MGLQFFSILATLIIFLNTLGNIHAKSEATETLNQRHGKQLSIFQVIRFNNGPCNGTQSMPGTCYTSQECSTRRGVSIGSCANGFGVCCSFTISCGGTTSENTTIFNDENIPSGMGTCTATICPAGNDICQLRLDFDQFQIAGPSTVSLSVTKLVNGNPSAAANAIPNAILGQCITDQFQVTSGSGVTPPVICGINTNQHVFVDADADCNMLMFQLGQGAVSRSFQIRVTQYACTSPNLAPSGCTQYFTSDTGTGMVQSFNFGNGHLADQDQVMCVRRNQNSCRICWTTVLDTDFDVSGTASSGMGASTTARFCCGSNTVGTAVGNAGGYDCLSLPFAESKMGNMNVQSRFCGRNAGLSSSAMSSLTVCSRASPFRVAFRSNAFEVSDMTLPNTEAKNVDKGVRLVYFQDSVMC, encoded by the exons ATGGGACTCCAATTCTTCTCCATCTTGGCCACTCTCATCATTTTCCTGAACACATTGGGGAACATCCATGCTAAATCGGAGGCAACCGAGACGCTAAATCAACGCCATGGCAAACAAT TGTCAATCTTTCAAGTGATCCG GTTCAACAATGGCCCTTGCAATGGGACCCAAAGCATGCCTGGAACTTGTTATACCAGCCAGGAATGTTCAACGCGCAGAGGAGTCAGTATCGGATCATGTGCCAACGGATTTGGGGTTTGTTGTAGCT tCACAATCTCGTGTGGCGGGACAACATCAGAAAACACAACCATATTTAATGACGAAAATATCCCAAGCGGAATGGGTACATGCACTGCAACGATTTGTCCAGCCGGTAACGACATTTGCCAG ttgaGGCTCGActttgatcaatttcaaatagCCGGGCCGTCCACTGTCTCCTTGTCTGTTACCAAGCTAGTGAATGGCAACCCAAGTGCAGCTGCAAATGCCATTCCAAATGCAATTCTTGGCCAATGCATCACCGATCAATTTCAGGTGACCAGTGGATCAGGTGTGACTCCGCCAGTTATTTGTGGAATCAACACCAACCAGCATG tgtTTGTTGACGCAGATGCAGATTGCAACATGCTGATGTTTCAACTTGGGCAAGGTGCTGTCTCGCGATCTTTTCAAATCCGG GTCACACAATATGCATGCACGTCCCCCAACCTAGCTCCAAGTGGATGCACTCAATATTTTACGAGTGACACAGGAACCGGCATGGTCcagtctttcaattttgggaACGGACATCTAGCCGATCAGGACCAAGTAATGTGCGTCAGACGGAATCAAAATTCGTGCCG GATTTGTTGGACAACGGTGTTGGACACTGATTTTGACGTATCAG GCACGGCTTCTTCTGGAATGGGAGCGTCTACCACG GCCAGATTCTGCTGTGGCTCCAACACAGTTGGTACTGCTGTAGGGAATGCCGGAGGATATGATTGTCTAAGCTTGCCGTTTGCTGAAAGCAAAATGGGAAACATGAATGTCCAATCCCGATTTTGTGGGCGAAACGCGGGCCTCAGCAGCAGTGCCATGAGCAGTTTGACAGTGTGCA GTCGCGCCAGTCCGTTTCGTGTGGCCTTTCGATCCAATGCGTTCGAGGTGTCCGATATGACGCTTCCAAACACTGAGGCTAAGAATGTGGACAAGGGAGTCAGATTGGTCTACTTTCAAGACAGTGTCATGTGTTGA